One Deltaproteobacteria bacterium genomic region harbors:
- a CDS encoding malate dehydrogenase: protein MITREEALQYHSEGRKGKIEVVSTKPCNTQKELSLAYTPGVAEPCLEIQRDPQKSFDYTARRNLVAVITNGTAVLGLGNLGPVAAKPVMEGKGVLFKKFADIDVFDLEVKAEDSSTFVGVVRALEPTFGGINLEDIKAPECFEIERRLIEEMSIPVFHDDQHGTALITAAALLNAVEIQGKQLKNLNIVFSGAGAAAIACAKAFMSLGVVKEQITLSDRQGVVFQGRPRLEPYRAEFAQETTKRTLEEVLSGADVFVGVSGRGLVQAEMIRQMNPRPIIFALANPDPEIGYLEAREVRPDAIVATGRSDFPNQVNNVLGFPFIFRGALDVEAACINDEMKIAAARSLAALTREEVPEEVCRAYGVKRLSFGPDYIIPKPLDSRVLLWESPAVAEAAIRSGIARRPYQNREQYLASLKKMMDKRLTLMTETAR, encoded by the coding sequence ATGATCACCCGGGAAGAGGCTCTTCAATATCACTCAGAGGGGCGTAAGGGGAAGATCGAGGTCGTTTCAACCAAGCCCTGCAACACCCAAAAAGAGCTCTCCCTTGCCTATACACCAGGGGTTGCCGAACCTTGTCTTGAGATTCAACGGGATCCACAGAAATCGTTTGATTATACGGCTCGTCGGAATCTCGTGGCCGTTATTACTAACGGTACGGCCGTTTTGGGGCTTGGGAACCTTGGCCCGGTTGCAGCTAAACCGGTGATGGAGGGGAAGGGGGTCCTCTTCAAGAAGTTTGCGGATATCGATGTCTTTGATCTTGAGGTCAAGGCGGAAGATTCTTCGACCTTTGTAGGGGTTGTTAGAGCGCTCGAGCCGACATTTGGCGGGATCAATCTGGAGGATATCAAGGCGCCCGAGTGTTTTGAGATCGAGAGACGACTTATTGAGGAGATGTCGATCCCCGTTTTTCATGACGACCAGCATGGAACTGCCTTGATCACGGCAGCGGCCCTCTTAAATGCGGTTGAAATCCAAGGGAAACAACTCAAAAATCTTAATATTGTTTTTTCCGGTGCTGGCGCTGCGGCGATCGCCTGTGCCAAGGCTTTTATGAGCCTGGGGGTTGTCAAGGAGCAGATTACCCTTTCCGATCGTCAAGGGGTTGTCTTTCAAGGTCGTCCCCGGTTGGAACCTTACCGTGCAGAGTTTGCCCAGGAGACGACGAAGCGGACATTGGAAGAGGTTTTGAGTGGTGCAGATGTCTTTGTTGGGGTTTCAGGAAGGGGACTTGTTCAGGCGGAGATGATTCGTCAGATGAATCCCAGGCCGATCATCTTTGCACTGGCGAATCCCGATCCGGAGATCGGCTACCTCGAGGCGCGTGAGGTTCGACCCGATGCGATTGTGGCGACCGGCCGGTCTGATTTTCCAAACCAGGTCAATAATGTCCTGGGGTTCCCTTTTATTTTTCGTGGGGCCCTTGATGTGGAGGCGGCCTGCATCAACGATGAGATGAAGATCGCTGCGGCCCGTTCGCTTGCCGCACTCACAAGGGAGGAGGTTCCTGAAGAGGTCTGTCGTGCGTATGGTGTGAAGAGGCTTTCATTTGGCCCTGATTATATTATTCCCAAGCCTCTTGATTCCCGTGTCCTGCTCTGGGAATCACCTGCGGTGGCGGAAGCGGCGATCCGTTCCGGCATTGCCCGAAGACCTTATCAAAATCGGGAGCAGTATCTTGCTTCACTGAAAAAAATGATGGACAAACGGTTGACTTTGATGACAGAAACGGCTCGCTAG
- a CDS encoding NAD-dependent malic enzyme — protein MAYQRRVIRTLRCQNQQQVGALAKVIQAIAAGGGDIGDIRTHSVGTFHTLRDITVICQDEKQLEEIIRSVQTIQTTKLESVIDDVMELHRGGKLTVAPRYPVKTVNDLQKVYTPGVAAVSSLIQSNPAAAEEYTGIGRTVALVTNGSRVLGLGNIGPVAAMPVMEGKAALFSQFSGYNMVPILLETQDPKEFVETVISISRGFGAIQLEDIKTPDCFYIEEELIKRLNIPVMHDDQHGTAVVCLAAVLNACRLVGKDLKTAVVGQIGLGGAGSAIAHLVMNHTGRPVVGTDIQSYAQERLRKLGGEVVASVAEVMKRVDVVIATTGQAGLIKASMIRKGQVILALSNPEPEISIKEAVEAGAAFASDGRRVNNLLGYPGILKGAMEARATRMTPKMYLAAVQAIVDHTPEKELLPDPLDLTLHERVAQAVKKAALPNH, from the coding sequence ATGGCCTACCAACGACGAGTCATCAGGACGCTTCGGTGTCAGAATCAGCAGCAAGTCGGTGCCTTGGCAAAGGTGATTCAGGCGATTGCGGCTGGTGGTGGAGATATTGGTGATATCCGAACCCATTCGGTTGGTACCTTTCACACTCTTCGTGACATAACGGTGATCTGTCAGGATGAAAAACAGTTGGAAGAGATCATTCGGTCGGTCCAAACGATTCAAACGACCAAATTGGAGTCGGTTATTGATGATGTGATGGAGTTGCATCGTGGTGGAAAATTAACGGTCGCCCCACGGTATCCCGTAAAAACGGTGAATGACCTGCAGAAAGTCTATACACCAGGTGTTGCGGCGGTCTCCTCCCTGATTCAATCAAACCCGGCGGCCGCTGAAGAGTATACGGGTATCGGCAGAACGGTGGCTCTGGTTACAAACGGAAGTCGCGTTTTGGGTTTAGGTAATATCGGTCCGGTCGCTGCAATGCCGGTGATGGAGGGAAAGGCGGCACTCTTTTCCCAGTTTTCCGGTTACAATATGGTGCCGATTCTTCTGGAGACCCAGGATCCCAAGGAATTTGTTGAGACGGTTATTTCAATCTCACGCGGATTTGGTGCCATTCAACTGGAGGATATCAAGACCCCCGACTGTTTTTATATTGAAGAGGAGCTGATCAAACGACTCAACATTCCGGTGATGCATGATGATCAACATGGGACCGCTGTTGTCTGTCTCGCGGCGGTCCTCAATGCCTGTCGTCTTGTTGGAAAAGATTTGAAGACGGCGGTTGTGGGACAGATCGGTTTGGGGGGAGCTGGCTCGGCGATTGCGCACCTTGTCATGAACCATACGGGACGGCCCGTTGTTGGAACCGATATCCAGTCATATGCCCAGGAGAGATTACGGAAGTTGGGTGGTGAGGTTGTTGCCTCCGTGGCCGAGGTGATGAAGAGGGTGGATGTTGTGATTGCGACGACTGGCCAAGCGGGATTGATCAAGGCGAGCATGATCCGGAAGGGGCAGGTGATTCTGGCGCTCTCCAATCCGGAACCTGAAATTTCCATCAAGGAGGCGGTGGAGGCAGGGGCCGCCTTTGCGAGTGACGGGCGACGTGTCAATAATTTGTTAGGTTATCCGGGTATTCTGAAGGGGGCGATGGAGGCTCGGGCGACCCGAATGACCCCCAAGATGTACCTCGCTGCCGTTCAAGCGATTGTCGATCACACACCCGAGAAAGAGCTTTTGCCAGATCCTCTTGACCTAACCCTTCACGAAAGGGTGGCCCAGGCGGTCAAAAAGGCAGCATTGCCAAATCATTAA
- the mce gene encoding methylmalonyl-CoA epimerase, with the protein MARFKKIDHIGIAVPNLKEAIQIYKALLGKEPDHYEEVAEQKARTAFFAVDDTNLELLESTSPDGPIGKFLEKQGRGGLHHICIQVDNIGKVLEEYKRQGIQLIDEKPRIGAHGKKIAFVHPKSTGGVLVELSEEKK; encoded by the coding sequence GTGGCGAGATTTAAAAAAATTGACCACATCGGCATTGCCGTCCCCAATCTCAAGGAGGCGATTCAAATCTATAAAGCCCTCCTTGGAAAAGAGCCGGATCATTATGAAGAGGTGGCCGAACAGAAGGCCCGAACCGCCTTTTTTGCAGTAGATGACACCAACCTGGAACTCCTTGAATCAACTTCTCCCGATGGACCGATTGGAAAATTCCTGGAAAAACAGGGACGGGGGGGGCTCCATCACATCTGTATCCAAGTCGACAATATTGGGAAAGTTCTGGAGGAATATAAAAGACAAGGGATCCAACTCATTGATGAAAAGCCAAGGATCGGGGCCCATGGCAAAAAGATCGCCTTTGTGCATCCAAAATCAACAGGTGGAGTTTTGGTGGAGTTATCGGAGGAGAAAAAATAA
- a CDS encoding alpha-ketoacid dehydrogenase subunit beta yields MSVMTYGEAIRDGLRQAMKADERVYIFGEDVGQFGGVYGITKGLINEFGEKRVRNTPLSEGAIIGEAIGAAIAGLRPVPEIQFSDFMTTAFSMVVDMAAPYRFRLGTKVPIVIRAPSGGGLRVGPYHSKCTEAWYFHVPGLKIVVPSTPSDAKGLLMSAIEDDDPVLFFEHKKLYYEIREEVPEGIHRVPLGKAVVRRSGGHVTLITYGAMVHLALKAAGQLATEGIEMEVVDLRTLVPLDEETMLGSFRKTNRVIILHEAPMRGGVGAELESLICEKAFDALAAPPVRIAAKMTPVPVSPILEDFYLPSAQEVIDAAKRLVQY; encoded by the coding sequence ATGTCGGTCATGACGTATGGCGAGGCGATCCGAGACGGGCTCCGGCAGGCGATGAAGGCCGATGAGCGGGTTTATATTTTTGGTGAAGATGTCGGTCAGTTTGGCGGCGTTTATGGCATTACAAAAGGTCTGATTAACGAGTTTGGTGAGAAGAGGGTTCGAAATACCCCCCTCTCCGAAGGCGCTATTATTGGTGAGGCGATTGGGGCGGCGATAGCAGGGCTTCGGCCAGTTCCCGAGATCCAGTTTTCGGATTTTATGACGACCGCTTTTTCCATGGTCGTTGATATGGCGGCCCCCTACCGGTTTCGTTTGGGCACAAAAGTTCCTATTGTTATCCGAGCCCCGAGTGGCGGGGGGTTAAGGGTGGGTCCTTATCATTCCAAGTGTACCGAGGCGTGGTATTTTCATGTGCCAGGCTTGAAGATTGTTGTCCCTTCGACCCCTTCCGATGCCAAAGGGCTCCTGATGTCGGCCATCGAAGATGACGACCCGGTCCTCTTCTTTGAACACAAAAAACTTTATTATGAGATCCGTGAAGAGGTGCCTGAGGGGATTCATCGTGTTCCCTTGGGAAAGGCGGTGGTGAGAAGAAGCGGCGGTCATGTCACCTTGATTACCTATGGTGCGATGGTTCATCTGGCGCTCAAGGCAGCAGGGCAACTTGCCACGGAGGGGATCGAGATGGAGGTTGTTGACTTAAGAACGCTTGTCCCCCTTGATGAAGAAACAATGCTAGGCTCGTTTCGGAAAACAAACCGTGTCATTATACTTCATGAGGCACCAATGCGGGGTGGTGTCGGGGCCGAGCTGGAGTCACTCATTTGTGAGAAGGCGTTTGATGCCTTGGCAGCCCCTCCCGTTCGGATTGCCGCAAAGATGACTCCCGTGCCGGTCTCTCCTATCCTGGAAGATTTTTATCTTCCCTCCGCACAAGAAGTTATTGACGCTGCGAAACGTCTCGTCCAATACTAA
- a CDS encoding thiamine pyrophosphate-dependent dehydrogenase E1 component subunit alpha has product MGASSIRTISYEPAKEDVVPLTQNQLLEIYYYLLLTRTLENKVEYICKSQNLAAPLIIGKGYLSTGQEAISVGAAYALEEGDWLAPSHRDMGAHLVRGFTPKEIFLQYFCRASSVTWGRDSNVHFGDVSKRILGFASHMGSLTPVANGVAMAMRYRGEKNVVLSPFGDGASSQGIVHEALNYAAVNKLAVVFVLNNNHYAISTPIEQQTMVESLSLRAAGYGMVGKTIDGNSVLEVYKTVKEAVDRARRGEGPSLIECKTMRMGGHGTHDAMTYIPKNLLENWKRRDPIVGYERYLVEEKGISHDQTESVARRIEGEIEEALEFARSQPLPKAEDLLRER; this is encoded by the coding sequence ATGGGGGCGAGTAGCATTAGGACAATCTCCTACGAGCCTGCCAAAGAGGATGTCGTGCCGCTGACGCAAAACCAACTCCTTGAAATTTATTATTACCTCCTCCTGACGCGCACCCTTGAAAACAAGGTCGAATACATCTGCAAAAGCCAAAATTTGGCGGCACCGTTGATTATTGGAAAAGGTTATCTTTCAACAGGCCAGGAGGCGATCTCCGTTGGGGCGGCGTATGCCCTCGAAGAAGGGGATTGGTTGGCCCCAAGCCATCGGGATATGGGGGCCCATCTCGTCCGAGGTTTCACACCGAAAGAAATATTCCTCCAGTATTTTTGTCGCGCCAGCTCGGTGACATGGGGTCGGGATTCCAATGTTCATTTTGGAGACGTCAGCAAGAGGATCCTTGGTTTTGCCTCCCATATGGGCTCGTTGACGCCGGTGGCAAACGGCGTTGCAATGGCGATGAGATATCGTGGTGAGAAGAATGTGGTCCTCTCTCCGTTTGGCGACGGTGCCTCCTCGCAAGGGATCGTTCATGAGGCGTTAAATTACGCCGCTGTTAACAAACTCGCGGTTGTTTTTGTCTTGAACAACAATCATTACGCCATCTCAACGCCGATTGAACAGCAAACGATGGTTGAGAGTTTATCGCTTCGGGCTGCGGGGTATGGAATGGTTGGAAAAACGATTGATGGAAACAGCGTTCTCGAAGTCTACAAAACCGTCAAAGAGGCTGTTGATCGTGCCCGTCGCGGTGAAGGTCCTTCGCTCATCGAGTGTAAGACAATGAGGATGGGAGGGCATGGGACACACGATGCGATGACCTACATTCCGAAAAATCTCCTTGAGAATTGGAAGAGAAGGGATCCGATTGTCGGGTATGAAAGGTATCTTGTAGAAGAAAAAGGCATTTCCCATGATCAGACCGAGAGTGTGGCGCGTCGTATTGAGGGCGAGATTGAAGAGGCATTGGAATTTGCGAGGAGTCAGCCACTGCCGAAGGCAGAAGACCTTCTGAGGGAGAGATAG
- a CDS encoding CoA ester lyase, with the protein MTKKTHPKEALFAGEKLFPIIPSCEHFAGSEKLILKALELQNQKGGLFDITMDLEDGAPEGREKEHAEMVVSLLQSPLNQQKMSGVRIHDYTNPHWRRDLEIVVPAVGNIVAYITIPKPTHAGQVKEMISYIQQTARKANIQREIPIHVLIETHGALRDAFEIASLPWMQVLDFGLMDFVSGHHGAVTETAMRSPGQFEHALIVRAKTTVVAAALANGIIPAHNVTLDLKNREQTFSDARRARYDFGFLRMWSIYPTQIDAIIEAMRPDHSKVEKGCQILLKAQEANWGPIQYEGELHDRATYRYFWELVQTARLAGEQLP; encoded by the coding sequence ATGACAAAAAAAACCCATCCTAAAGAGGCGCTATTCGCAGGGGAAAAGCTATTTCCGATCATCCCGAGCTGTGAGCATTTCGCAGGCTCCGAAAAACTGATCCTAAAGGCGCTCGAACTTCAGAATCAAAAGGGCGGCCTCTTTGATATTACGATGGATCTTGAGGATGGGGCCCCGGAGGGACGAGAAAAAGAGCATGCCGAGATGGTCGTCTCCCTGCTCCAATCCCCGCTCAACCAGCAAAAGATGAGTGGCGTTCGAATCCATGACTACACCAATCCTCATTGGCGGAGGGATCTGGAGATTGTTGTTCCGGCAGTCGGCAACATTGTTGCCTACATCACTATTCCCAAACCGACGCATGCCGGTCAGGTCAAGGAGATGATCAGTTATATCCAGCAAACGGCCCGCAAGGCGAATATCCAACGTGAGATCCCGATCCATGTCCTGATTGAGACCCACGGGGCATTGCGGGATGCATTTGAGATCGCCTCCCTCCCCTGGATGCAGGTGCTTGATTTTGGACTCATGGATTTTGTCTCCGGACATCATGGCGCCGTCACAGAAACAGCGATGCGCTCACCGGGTCAGTTCGAACATGCACTGATCGTCCGTGCCAAGACAACCGTGGTAGCCGCCGCCCTCGCCAATGGGATTATCCCGGCCCACAATGTCACGTTGGATCTCAAGAATCGTGAACAGACGTTCTCCGACGCGCGGCGTGCCCGTTACGACTTTGGTTTCTTAAGGATGTGGTCAATCTACCCGACGCAGATCGATGCAATTATCGAGGCGATGCGGCCCGACCATTCCAAGGTTGAAAAGGGATGCCAAATCCTGCTCAAGGCCCAGGAGGCGAACTGGGGACCGATTCAATACGAAGGAGAATTGCACGACCGGGCGACCTACCGCTATTTCTGGGAGCTGGTTCAAACCGCACGTTTGGCCGGTGAACAGCTCCC
- a CDS encoding ATP phosphoribosyltransferase, with product MNENILKLGLPKGSLQESTFRLFAKAGFKITVGNRSYVPSLDDPELRGLLIRAQEMARYVQDGVLDCGLTGRDWVLENEADVQEVCELKYAKAGLRPVRWVVAVPNDSSIKSIKGLEGKKIATELVSYSKRYLKENGVTATVEFSWGATEVKPPILADAIIEVTETGSSLRANNLRIVETVLESTTLFISNKKSWQDPWKRKKIENISLLLQGAILAEEKVGLKMNVPRSKLQSVIKILPALHTPTISEQSDSSWVAIEVMVDERIVREILPELKRAGASGIVEYPLNKVIP from the coding sequence ATGAATGAAAACATTTTAAAGCTAGGCCTTCCCAAGGGAAGCCTTCAGGAATCGACCTTCCGTCTTTTTGCCAAGGCTGGATTTAAGATAACGGTCGGGAACAGGAGTTATGTCCCCTCTCTTGATGATCCGGAATTAAGGGGATTGTTGATTCGCGCCCAGGAGATGGCTCGGTATGTGCAGGATGGCGTTTTAGACTGTGGCCTGACCGGACGTGATTGGGTGCTTGAGAATGAGGCCGATGTGCAGGAGGTTTGTGAGCTAAAGTATGCAAAGGCAGGTCTTAGGCCCGTTCGCTGGGTTGTTGCCGTACCCAATGATTCTTCAATCAAGTCAATCAAGGGGCTCGAAGGGAAAAAAATTGCCACCGAACTTGTCAGTTATTCCAAACGATACCTCAAGGAGAACGGGGTGACTGCTACGGTCGAGTTTTCGTGGGGCGCAACTGAGGTTAAGCCGCCGATACTGGCCGATGCTATTATTGAGGTGACGGAGACCGGCAGTTCTCTTCGCGCTAATAATTTACGAATTGTTGAAACCGTTTTGGAATCGACAACCCTTTTCATTTCCAACAAAAAGAGTTGGCAAGATCCCTGGAAGAGAAAAAAGATAGAGAATATTTCACTTCTTCTGCAGGGGGCGATTCTTGCGGAAGAGAAAGTGGGGCTCAAGATGAACGTGCCCAGATCAAAATTGCAATCAGTCATTAAAATATTGCCGGCCCTGCATACACCAACGATCTCCGAGCAGTCCGATTCAAGTTGGGTGGCGATTGAAGTGATGGTTGATGAGAGAATTGTGCGCGAAATTCTGCCGGAATTAAAAAGGGCCGGGGCCTCCGGGATCGTTGAATATCCACTCAACAAGGTTATTCCATAG
- a CDS encoding 2-oxo acid dehydrogenase subunit E2, which yields MKLALTMPQFGESITEALIVRWLKKEGESVREMEPLMELETEKSVFSYESPFNGKLVKILEAENKQVKVGVDIAHFEVPDEAAKKYLSLGIGKVLGQQGSSTPTAMTNTPRDSGRIAGSINSGGSSISVSPAIRALAKEKSVSLEEVSSLLGTGPGGRLTKEDFIKYLEQRGGPTSKQVAAVSTVTSAKIINVTPIRARIAEKMILSKREIPHAGTGLDVDVTSIDEWRKKSVNKLVHLPFILLSVIKALRKYPVINSSLKGEPGKWSIEEYEHVHLGIATSTPQGLMVPVLRNAQSLSFQQIVDRGTQLIEKARTGRLDVSELTGGTFTVNNTGALGAVRSSQIIPHPQSAILAANRVTPRPWVVNNEIKIRSILSLDLSFDHRLIDGDAACGFLTEVKKELEGFDFSKIG from the coding sequence ATGAAATTAGCCCTGACTATGCCTCAGTTTGGTGAATCGATCACGGAGGCCCTCATTGTCCGTTGGCTCAAGAAAGAAGGAGAATCGGTACGTGAAATGGAACCTCTCATGGAGCTTGAGACGGAGAAATCGGTTTTTTCCTATGAGTCTCCTTTTAATGGGAAACTCGTTAAAATTTTGGAGGCTGAAAATAAACAAGTAAAGGTAGGTGTCGATATTGCCCACTTTGAAGTTCCGGATGAGGCGGCTAAAAAGTATTTATCACTTGGCATTGGTAAAGTCCTGGGTCAGCAGGGCAGTAGTACCCCTACCGCTATGACTAACACTCCTCGTGACTCGGGGAGGATAGCCGGATCGATCAATAGTGGAGGTTCCTCGATTTCTGTTTCTCCGGCGATTCGTGCCTTGGCCAAAGAGAAGAGTGTCTCCTTGGAAGAGGTCTCCAGTCTTTTAGGAACAGGACCTGGCGGGAGACTGACAAAAGAGGATTTTATCAAATATCTTGAACAGCGTGGAGGTCCTACCTCCAAGCAAGTTGCTGCTGTTTCGACGGTGACTAGTGCGAAGATTATTAATGTTACACCGATCAGGGCACGCATTGCTGAAAAAATGATACTCTCCAAGAGGGAGATTCCTCATGCGGGAACTGGTCTCGATGTTGATGTTACTTCTATTGACGAGTGGAGGAAAAAATCAGTCAACAAATTAGTTCACCTTCCTTTTATCCTGCTTTCTGTGATCAAGGCACTTCGAAAGTATCCGGTGATCAACAGTTCACTGAAGGGTGAGCCTGGCAAATGGTCCATAGAAGAATACGAACATGTCCATTTGGGGATTGCGACGTCGACCCCCCAGGGACTCATGGTTCCGGTGTTGCGTAATGCCCAGTCGCTTTCATTTCAGCAGATCGTTGATCGTGGAACCCAACTGATCGAGAAGGCCCGTACAGGTCGCCTGGATGTTTCTGAACTGACGGGAGGCACCTTTACTGTTAACAATACGGGGGCCTTGGGGGCCGTTCGAAGCAGTCAGATTATCCCCCATCCCCAATCGGCCATACTGGCCGCAAACCGTGTTACGCCTCGTCCCTGGGTTGTTAATAATGAAATAAAAATTCGGTCAATACTGTCCCTTGATCTCTCCTTTGATCACCGATTGATTGATGGAGACGCTGCCTGTGGATTTTTAACCGAGGTCAAGAAAGAACTCGAGGGATTTGATTTTTCCAAAATCGGCTGA